Below is a window of Undibacterium sp. YM2 DNA.
TATGTGACAACCTGCAAGTCAAACTGTATACGCATCCCATACTGAGCCTGGTGGAGCAATATGCCAAGGGTTTTGAAGATGCATTTGCATTGCCCCTGCGTGGATTGACGCAAGAGAATTTGCAGGCACGCATACGTGGCTCCATACTTATGGAATACTCAAACGCCTTTGGCGCGCTGTTGCTGACGACAGGTAACAAGAGTGAGATATCGGTGGGTTACTGTACCCTGTACGGTGACACCAATGGTGGTCTGGGCCTGATTGGGGACTTGTACAAGACAGAAGTATATTCCTTGTCGCAACATATCAACGATGCAGCCGGGCGCGAAATCATCCCGCAAGATGTATTGACCAAGCCGCCGTCAGCAGAGCTGGCACCTGGTCAGCTTGATACCGACAGCTTGCCACCGTATGATGAACTCGATGAAATGCTGAAATGGCATATAGAAGGCAAGCGCCTGCCAGCGCATGAGTTTGCCAAGGCTCAGGCCTTTGTACAAGAGTTGCAAAAGACAGAAGCTGGCGTGACAAGCATGAACCGCATCATCGGCATGGTGGCACGCAATGAATATAAGCGCCGTCAGGCACCGCCCATCATCCGCGTGCGTGGCCGTGCTTTTGGTAGTGGACGGCAGATGCCGATTGCGGCAAAGTACAGCAATTAAGATTAATCAAAGTTTTATTTTATGAAGTCAGCCATGCAAATTGACGTTGCGGTATTAATAGGACGCTTTCAACCATTTCATAACGGCCATGCCACACTCCTGCAACTGGCACTGGAAACTGCCGAAGAAGTGGTCGTGATACTGGGTTCATCCTTCCATGCGCGCAGTACCAAGAACCCATTTACATGGCAAGAGCGGGCAGACATGATCAATGCGACTTTGACGCCCGATGAGCGTGACAGGGTGTCGTATATTGCCGTGCGTGATTATTATGATGATGCTCGCTGGGCGGCAGCAGTGCGTGGCAAGGTGGAAAGGCACTTTCCTTATGCGAAGCGCATTGCCCTGATAGGTCACTTCAAGGATGCCTCCAGTTATTACCTGAACCGTTTCCCGCAATGGCAGTTGGTCGCTGCCGAGCAATTGCTGGCGATAGATGCCACTGTCATACGCAAGGTATTGTTTGAGGCGGAAGATATGCGCGTATCACTTGATGTGATTGCCCATTACCTGCCACAGAGTGTGCGCCAGTACCTGAAGGCCTGGAGCATCTTGCCGCACTACGCGGTGCTGGTGAAAGAACATGCACAACTGCTGGCTTACCAGGAGGCATGGAAGGCAGCTCCCTATGCACCAACATTCGTGACCCTGGACGCCGTGGTCAAGGCGGCAGGTCATGTCTTGCTGGTGCAACGTGGTGGTTTTCCGGGCAAGGGTTTGTGGGCACTGCCTGGTGGCTTTCTCGATCAGAATGAAAGACTGTTTCAAGGCGCGATACGCGAATTGTTTGAAGAAACCAATCTGGCGGTACTGGCATCTACGCTTGAGCATGCTTTGGTCGATGTCAAAGTGTTCGACCATCCAGGCCGCAGCCTGCGTGGCCGCACGATTACCCATGCACATTATTTTGATTTGCAGACTGATCACTTGCCCGATATCCGCGCTGCCGATGATGCAGCCCAGGCAGCCTGGGTCAGCATAGACAAACTTGAAAACATGGAAGAATTATTCTTTGATGATCACTTCCATATTCTTGACCAGTTTCTCAATTTGACCGCTAACGAGAACTGAGGCAACTCTTGAAAGCTTGCGATGAGACCCATCGCAAGCTGAATTTGCAATCAATGCTTTATCTTTACAATGTTTTGCCGTATCAGTCTTGCATTGCTGGGATCGAAATATGCTTCGACCAAATCCCCCTCCCGATTGCTACCATATATCTCGTAGCAACTTTCGTATGATATTTTTACTTTTTCAAACTGGTAGCCCCTATGTTTGGCAAGTAAAGCCATTTCATCCTGACTCAGCCATTCAGACTTGTTTGATGTCGTGCAACCCTTGTCAGTTTCCAGGTCCTTTGGACTAGTCATGGCTTTTTTAGAATTATTGTTTACTGTTTTTTTCACTTGTGGAGCGGGTGTATCCGCATTGTTTTGCGCATGTGAGAGAGTGACGAAAGCGCATGTTGCGAAAAAAAGAAATAGTCGGGCGTAATTCATTGCGCACTCCTGATTGTTGATATG
It encodes the following:
- a CDS encoding PepSY domain-containing protein, with protein sequence MNYARLFLFFATCAFVTLSHAQNNADTPAPQVKKTVNNNSKKAMTSPKDLETDKGCTTSNKSEWLSQDEMALLAKHRGYQFEKVKISYESCYEIYGSNREGDLVEAYFDPSNARLIRQNIVKIKH
- a CDS encoding bifunctional nicotinamide-nucleotide adenylyltransferase/Nudix hydroxylase; amino-acid sequence: MQIDVAVLIGRFQPFHNGHATLLQLALETAEEVVVILGSSFHARSTKNPFTWQERADMINATLTPDERDRVSYIAVRDYYDDARWAAAVRGKVERHFPYAKRIALIGHFKDASSYYLNRFPQWQLVAAEQLLAIDATVIRKVLFEAEDMRVSLDVIAHYLPQSVRQYLKAWSILPHYAVLVKEHAQLLAYQEAWKAAPYAPTFVTLDAVVKAAGHVLLVQRGGFPGKGLWALPGGFLDQNERLFQGAIRELFEETNLAVLASTLEHALVDVKVFDHPGRSLRGRTITHAHYFDLQTDHLPDIRAADDAAQAAWVSIDKLENMEELFFDDHFHILDQFLNLTANEN